The genomic window GTTGGGCGACACATTGGGTGTTGTGGTTATTGCGCCCGCGCTAGTAATTTTGGCGCAAAGCCCTAAATCTGTTTCGATACTGCGTAAAACGCAGGTATGTATACCCCTTGCGGTGCTTTTTATTTTATTGGCTTTCGGCTACTCGCGTTTTGAGTCACATACGCTCGAGCGCTTCGACAAAGAAATTAACAACCTTACAGACGGTGCTTACCTAGATGTACAAAGCAAATTAATGGATTACGAGCGCTCGTTGATAGGGGTGGTGTCGTTATTTCGCAATTCAGAATTTGTCACCGATGAGGAGTTTGCCAATCAAACAATTCCGCTAATTAATAGCTCACCTTCACTTATTGCTCTGCAGTGGGTGCCCAGGGTTACGCGCGATCAGCTTGCCGCGTTTGTTATACAGGCGCGCTCCAATGGATTGCCAACCTACACAATACACAATACAGAAAACAATGAGCTTACAGAAACTGCTGAGCGAGATGTGTTTTACCCCGTGCGTTATGTACGCCCCTTGCAAGGTAATGAAGTGATGCTGGGGTTTGATATGTATTCCAATGAGGTGCGCCGCAACGCAATTGATCTGGTGCTTACCAGTGGCCGCTCTGTGGCATCGGCACCAATAGACTTGCTCCAGTTGGATAATGAAAAAGGTTTCTTAATTATTTTCCCGCAACACCCCGCTAAAAGTAAAAATATAATTGTTGGCGTATTTAAAGTAAGACCTGTTTTTAGAACCGTTACCCACCAGCTGGCATCGTTTCCATTGGATTTGACCGTGACGGATGCCAACTCGGGGGATGAGGTTTTTCAATGGGGCGGCAAAAGTGCTGGCGTTTACCATTTAATAGTAGATAGGTTTTCAGTAGTTAAAACCGTCGCCTTTGGGCAGCGTACTTGGATTATGAAGTTTACTCCTCCTTTGGAGTTAATTAGTGGTTACTTATATAGAAATATGGCGCCATTACTTATCGCGGCGGTCGCCTTTATTGGCTTGTCGTCGTTGTTTTTGTTATCCATCGCGCTAAGCGCCATGACCTTGGAGGATGAGCTTCAAACAAAAGAGAGCGATTTAAAAGCAGAAGAAAATTTCTTAAATACGGTGTTAAATAATTTACCCTGTTACGTGGATGTACGTGAAGCTGAAGCCTTGACTTGCGTTAGGCTCAATCGCTTAGCAAAGGAATTTTGGCAGATTAACACTAGCGAGCGCGGCCTAGGCTATGATGCTTTCTATGACAGCGAAGAGGCTGCCTTTCAACGCGAAGAAGATTTGCGCACTATTAGCACGGGAAACAAAGTTGAAATAGGAATTAGAAAAATAGCGACGCCAAACGGTTATAAGTGGTTAAAGGCAAAAAAAGTACCTATTTTCGACGGCAACAACAATATTAAGTACGTGCTTAGTATTTATGATGATGTGACAGAGCAAAAAGAAGAGCATGAAACGTTTAACTCGGTGGTGGAGAACTTACCTAATGCGCTGCTCATTGTTAACGAATACTCACGTATAGAGTATGCGAACCCCGCAGCCTACAAAAAATTCCCTCTTGATAGAAAGCTTACGCCTCTAAGTAGAATTATTCCTGAGAAGTTTCATCACAAACACGCAGAGTTATTCAAACAATTTATTGCTCAACCTGAGAGCAAGCAAATGGCGCCAGGCAGAGACTTGTTGGCGGTCGATATTAATGGCGAAGAAATACCCGTTGAAATAACATTAACCTCTTTGGTATGGCTGGGGCGGGCGTGTGTAATGGCGACAATACACGATCTGTCCGATCGGCATCGTGCTGAGCAAGCTGAGATTGAAGCGAAGCACTTTTTTAGTAGTTTATTGAATGACATGGGGGAGAGCATTTGGAGTGTGAATGCAGAGGGTATTGCAACCTATGTAAACCCCGCACTGTGTGAGCAACTTGGTTACAGCGCAGATGAACTGGTGGGCAAAAATGTAGACCATTTAATTGGTGCTAGCGAACAGAATGATAATCTGCTTGCTTCTCTCAACCCTGTGTATGTGGCTATGCATAAACAAGAAAAAATAGTGGAGCGAAATAAAACGTTAATTGCGAAAAATAAACGTGCAGTACCGGTTGATTACATTGTAACCCCGCAAATTAATTTGGCGGGTGGTATTGAAGGGGCAGTGGTTGTAGCCGCAGATGTAAGTGAGCGTATAGCCGCGCTAGAAAGGTTACAGGCGCAGCATGAGTTGATATCGCTGGGGTTAGACGCCTCCGGGCTTGGTTCGTGGCAGTGGGTTGCGGATATAGATCAGATAATTTGTGATGACAACCTGCACCGCATATTTGGAATGCCCATTGGCACATTTGTAGGTGGCTATCGAGAGTTTTTAGCCTTGGTACACCCCGATGATCGGGAGCGAGTTGAAACGGTAACCAATAAACATTCGCACACAACAAACTTGTATGAAATTATATATCGTATAGTGCGCCCAGATGGGTTGGTGCGCTGGATACATGTACGGGCTAAATACTTAATAGATAAAGCCGCCAATCCGATAAAAATGCAAGGAGTTGCTTGGGATTGCACCAGTAATAAACAAATGGAATTGGAGCTAAAGAAAAACGAAAAAACCATAGATGGCGTAAATAAACAATTTGTAGATTACTCTGACATGGTGAGCAAACAGGTGTTACAGCCGACACAGCAAGCCGTTGAAGTGGGTGAACGGTTGTTGCGAAATTTAGAGAAGCTTTCTACCGAAGAAATGGCCAATACCCTGCGTGAACTTAACTACATAAATACTTCTATCGTGCATAGAGTTAGCGATCTTTCGCTTTATGCAGCAATTGTTGGGGCTAGGGATGGTAATGAGCCAGTAGAAACCGTTGAGGTAGTAAATAATTTGTTAAATACGTTACTGCCTGTTTTTAAGGCGGAAAATATTGACTGTCGAATAGAAACCCCCTTACCTAGAGTAAATGCGAATGCGCAGTACTTAGAAGAAATATTCAAACGATTAATTGATAACGCAATAACCCACAATAACAGTGAAGTAAAAAAAGTGCGTATTGGCTGTAGCGTAAGAGATGGCCAGCCTGTGTTTTACGTAGCTGATAATGGCAAAGGCTTATCTGCAGCAGATAAACAACGCTGGTTTACTGCTAGCAAAGTAGACATGAAAGATGAAAGTACACGAGATAAGAGTACACAAGATAAGAACACGGCAGACGAACCAATGAGCTTAAAAATTGTAGCCACAATTGTTGATAAATTAAATGGTAAGTTGTGGGCCGAGGATGAAGCGGGTAGAGGGACGGTTGTTTATTTTGCTGTTTAAGTGGGAGAGGGGAGAGTTAACTGAGAGAGTACAGTTAACAGGGGGTACAGAGAACAGCGTGCGTGCGCACACCGCCTTCTGTCCCCTGTCCCCCGTTTCCTGTTCCCTATTATTAAAGCCTTAAGATATGAAAAAAGGCGCGGCATTTAGATGCGGCGCCTTTTTTATGGTTTGCTATTGTTAATCAGAGTTTCCTTAAACTTTAAAGGAATCCATTTCGCGTTTTAGCTCTTGGCTTTCCGCTTCTAGTTGCGCGGAGTTGTCGCTTACTACGTGGGCATTTTCGGATACGCGTTCAGACAAGGAATAAATGGCCGATATGTTTTTACTCACTTCGTTGGCTACCGAGCTTTGTTCTTCGGATGCTGTGGCGATGTGGTGGTTCATATCGTTAATGGTTTCAATGTTTTGTCTAATCGAATTAAGCGCTTCTTCTACGCGGCTGGACGTGTCGATTGTTTCCTGTACCGACGAAATACTGGTGTTCATAGAGTGATGCGCTTCGTCGGCGGCTTTTTGTAGCTGGGTAATAATCGATTCAATTTCTTCGGTGGACGTTTGCGTTTTTTGCGCCAGTGAGCGTACTTCGTCTGCCACAACCGCAAAGCCTCGACCTTGTTCACCGGCACGTGCCGCTTCAATAGCCGCGTTAAGTGCGAGTAGGTTGGTCTGTTCGGCTATCGATCGAATAACTTCCATTACCGAGCCAATGTTTTCGCTGTTGTCTTTAAGAATTTGAATTTTACCCGCGGTGGCTTCAATTTGGTCAGTAAGCCGGCGAATGGTTTCTTGCGAAGAGCGTACCGTTTTAGATCCATCTTCTGCCGCTTGACTGGTTTCTTTGGTGCGGTCGGCAGTTTGTCCAGCGGAGCGCGCCACTTCATCTGCAGAAGCAGACAACTCATTAAGTGCCGTAGCAACTTGCTCTAGTTCTTTCAGCTGTTGGGAAGTAGAAACTACCGTGTTTTCTGTAGCAGACGACATGTTGTGAACGTTAACATTCACTTTGCCTGTTACCACCACCACGTTTTTAATAATGCTGGCTATTTGCTCCATTACGAGGTTGAAATTGTGTGCAAGCTCAGAAATTTCGTCGCCGCTGTCGGTGGGTAAGCGACGGGTAAGGTCTCCACCACCTGCCGCAATTTCAGCAAGGCTATTGCTCACATGGGCAACAGGGCCAACAATCATAGAGCGGATAAGCATATAAACCGTAACCAGCGTAATAAAGGTGAGCAGGGCAACTATAATAATATTCATCATTACTTGGCTGTTTAGCACGGCTTCCATATGGGCTTTAGAGAACAGTATGTTGTACTTGCCAATTACTTCGCCGTCGCGCACAACCTCAATGCCGTTGCGATCCACTTTTTCGGCGGCGTCTTTACCTGCTTCGGGGTCGCGGGCAAAGGCGAGTTCTTTGCCGCGGTGATCGGTAATTTTAATTTCGGTAATCAGCGCAGTGTTAACTAGCGATTTTGAAATAGCTTCAATTTGTTGGAAATCGTAGGCAAATACCGGTTCTAGCAGCGATGAGTTAATTAACTCCAGCTGTGCGCTGGCGTCCTTCTCAAAACTTGCTTCCATCTTGCTGGTTACAAGGTGGTAGTTAATAAACAACACTATGGCAGCGACGGCCAATATGATGACGACAAGTGCCGCCATAAATTTAGTTGAGAGCGATCGTTTAATCATGATTGGTTCCTGTAGCCCAAATTATTTTGCCTGGCCGGCAGCGGTTGTAGGAAACGCTGCAGATGCTTAGGTGAGCGTTAAATTTTGCAGTCTAGAATTAGCACTGGCAGTTGCCCGCTATATATTAAATTTAGCACATGACCCGCCTTCAACAAGTCCAATTACCAGTTCATTCGCAGTTATCTGGTTGGAAACGAAAGCAGGCAATGTAGGTTATCGCCCAATATAGGGCTGGCTTTAGTTTTTGTTGTAAGAAGAAGGGGCTTAGCTAAATAAACGAAATATAAAATCTAGCCATTAAGGCGCTATTAGCGAGGTTAGGGGGTGTAAACAACAGAGTTGTTGCGGCCATTTTTTTTGGCTTGATAAAGCGCCTTATCGGCGCAGTCTATCCACGCTGTGCGATTGGTCATTTGCTGGGTTAGCTGGGCAACACCTAGGCTTACCGTAAATTGAATGGCGAAGTCCTCATAGTGCACAGTGAGCTCTTGAATTTGATTGCGTATCCGCTCGGCAACCACAAGAGCACCCTCAGTATCGGTATCGCTAAGCACAATCGTAAACTCTTCGCCGCCGTAGCGGCCTGCTAT from Saccharophagus degradans 2-40 includes these protein-coding regions:
- a CDS encoding PAS domain S-box protein yields the protein MINWLGNESTQMRFDAAQIAVVAVAYHALAQLGLYFAIPPGFATVFWPASGVALAAVMLRGPWMMLGVLLGSFSVNLYISLQLNDFAISAANVLVALGIACSSALQAGLGAWLISYWLKRQNGRLTQLRHLLVLVGLGGPIGCMLAATGGTTILVATGVMLPEQWWHNWLMWWLGDTLGVVVIAPALVILAQSPKSVSILRKTQVCIPLAVLFILLAFGYSRFESHTLERFDKEINNLTDGAYLDVQSKLMDYERSLIGVVSLFRNSEFVTDEEFANQTIPLINSSPSLIALQWVPRVTRDQLAAFVIQARSNGLPTYTIHNTENNELTETAERDVFYPVRYVRPLQGNEVMLGFDMYSNEVRRNAIDLVLTSGRSVASAPIDLLQLDNEKGFLIIFPQHPAKSKNIIVGVFKVRPVFRTVTHQLASFPLDLTVTDANSGDEVFQWGGKSAGVYHLIVDRFSVVKTVAFGQRTWIMKFTPPLELISGYLYRNMAPLLIAAVAFIGLSSLFLLSIALSAMTLEDELQTKESDLKAEENFLNTVLNNLPCYVDVREAEALTCVRLNRLAKEFWQINTSERGLGYDAFYDSEEAAFQREEDLRTISTGNKVEIGIRKIATPNGYKWLKAKKVPIFDGNNNIKYVLSIYDDVTEQKEEHETFNSVVENLPNALLIVNEYSRIEYANPAAYKKFPLDRKLTPLSRIIPEKFHHKHAELFKQFIAQPESKQMAPGRDLLAVDINGEEIPVEITLTSLVWLGRACVMATIHDLSDRHRAEQAEIEAKHFFSSLLNDMGESIWSVNAEGIATYVNPALCEQLGYSADELVGKNVDHLIGASEQNDNLLASLNPVYVAMHKQEKIVERNKTLIAKNKRAVPVDYIVTPQINLAGGIEGAVVVAADVSERIAALERLQAQHELISLGLDASGLGSWQWVADIDQIICDDNLHRIFGMPIGTFVGGYREFLALVHPDDRERVETVTNKHSHTTNLYEIIYRIVRPDGLVRWIHVRAKYLIDKAANPIKMQGVAWDCTSNKQMELELKKNEKTIDGVNKQFVDYSDMVSKQVLQPTQQAVEVGERLLRNLEKLSTEEMANTLRELNYINTSIVHRVSDLSLYAAIVGARDGNEPVETVEVVNNLLNTLLPVFKAENIDCRIETPLPRVNANAQYLEEIFKRLIDNAITHNNSEVKKVRIGCSVRDGQPVFYVADNGKGLSAADKQRWFTASKVDMKDESTRDKSTQDKNTADEPMSLKIVATIVDKLNGKLWAEDEAGRGTVVYFAV
- a CDS encoding methyl-accepting chemotaxis protein → MIKRSLSTKFMAALVVIILAVAAIVLFINYHLVTSKMEASFEKDASAQLELINSSLLEPVFAYDFQQIEAISKSLVNTALITEIKITDHRGKELAFARDPEAGKDAAEKVDRNGIEVVRDGEVIGKYNILFSKAHMEAVLNSQVMMNIIIVALLTFITLVTVYMLIRSMIVGPVAHVSNSLAEIAAGGGDLTRRLPTDSGDEISELAHNFNLVMEQIASIIKNVVVVTGKVNVNVHNMSSATENTVVSTSQQLKELEQVATALNELSASADEVARSAGQTADRTKETSQAAEDGSKTVRSSQETIRRLTDQIEATAGKIQILKDNSENIGSVMEVIRSIAEQTNLLALNAAIEAARAGEQGRGFAVVADEVRSLAQKTQTSTEEIESIITQLQKAADEAHHSMNTSISSVQETIDTSSRVEEALNSIRQNIETINDMNHHIATASEEQSSVANEVSKNISAIYSLSERVSENAHVVSDNSAQLEAESQELKREMDSFKV